The Agrobacterium larrymoorei sequence GCCGGCATCGTCGCGGGCAATCGCAAGATTTTCGCCAAGGGCGCGATCCGTCGCTTCCATGAGGGCATGACGTGGCTGGCGCAGATCATCATGTTCCTGATGCTCGGCCTGCTGGCCACGCCCTCGCAGTTTCCGGCCATCATCATTCCCGCTGTTCTGCTGGCGCTCTTCCTGATCTTCGTCGCAAGGCCGCTCGCCGTGTGGCTCAGCCTCATGCCTTTCAACTACACCCAGCAGGAAACCAGCTTCGTCGCTTGGGTGGGTCTGCGCGGCGCCGTCTCGATCCTGCTTGCCATTCTTCCGGCGCTGGGCGGGCTCAACAATGCCGAGATCTACTTCAACGCCGCCTTCATCATCGTGCTGGTCTCGCTTCTGGTGCAGGGCTGGACGATCAAGCCCGTCGCAACCCGCCTCGGCCTCGTCGTACCGCCGCGGATGGGTGAAGTGGACAAGCTGGAAGTGGACCTGCCCGGCACCGCAACCCATGAGCTGATCTCCTATCGTGTTGCCAAGGGCAGCGCGATTTTGCAGGGCGAGCGCATTCCCCGCTGGGCGATGCCGTCTCTCGTGGTGCGCGACGGTAAATCCATCCGCTATCAATATGCCGGCAGGCTTCGGGAAAACGATCTCGTCTATCTCTTCGTCATTCCCAGCAATGCGAAGCTGCTCGACCGGCTCTTTGCCAGCGCCAAGCCGGTGACCACCGATGACGAGGACATCTTCGGCACCTTCGCCATTTCGCCACAGCGCCCGGCCAAAGAGCTCGACGCATCCTATGGCCCGGGGCTGATCACCGCGCAGGAGCAGTCGCTGACCGTTGGCGAATTGATCGAATTCCGCCTTGGCGGCAAGGCGGAATATGCCGACCGTATCCGCCTCGGTTCGCTGATCCTGATCGTCCGCGATCTCGATGAAAATCACGCAATCTCCAGCATCGGCATTTCGCTGGAACCGGTGGAGCCCGCCACCACCTTGCCGATCTTCATCAGCCTGAAAGACATCATCCACCGCGCCCGCGAGCATCGCAGAGAGAAGCGCCGCGCCCGCAGCCAGAGCCTTTGAGCGCGAAGTGAGAAAGCGTCACCGCATCGTGATGAAAACGCCTTGCACCGTCGGTCAGGCATAGTATGGTCGCGCCCGAAGACATTGTTTCAAACACGTTTTACAGGATCGATCTATGCCCGCCTTCAAGACCCTTGACGACCTCACCGACATTTCCGGAAAGCGCGTTCTCGTTCGTGTCGATCTCAATGTGCCGGTTGCTGATGGCAAGGTGACGGACAAGACCCGCCTTGAGCGCGTGGCGCCCACCATTCTGGAACTCTCGCAAAAGGGTGCCAAGGTCATTCTGTTGGCACATTTCGGCCGCCCGAAGGGTGAGCCGGTTGCCGACATGTCGCTCTCGCTCATCGCTCCCGCCTTGGAAGAAGTTCTGGACCACGCCGTGCTCTTTGCCAGCGATTGCATTGGCTCTGCTGCGGCCGAAGCCATCGCCAAGATGAATGACGGCGATATCCTGCTTCTGGAAAACACCCGCTTCCACAAGGGCGAGGAAAAGAACGATCCCGCTTTTGTCACGGAGCTTGCCAAGAACGGCGATATCTTCGTCAACGACGCCTTCTCCGCCGCCCACCGCGCCCACGCCTCCACCGAAGGTCTTGCCCGCCATCTGCCGGCCTATGCCGGCCGCACCATGCAGGCGGAACTGGAAGCGCTGGAAAAGGGTCTCGGCGCCCCTGCCCGCCCGGTCGTTGCCATTGTCGGCGGCGCAAAGGTCTCCACCAAGATCGATCTCCTGATGAACCTCGTCAAGAAGGTCGACGCGCTGGTGATCGGCGGCGGCATGGCCAACACCTTCCTCGCTGCACGCGGCACACAGGTCGGCAAGTCGCTCTGCGAGCATGATCTTGCCGAAACCGCAAAGCAGATCATGATCGAGGCTGCGACGGCTGGCTGCGCCATCGTCCTGCCGGATGACGGCGTTGTGGCCCGCGAGTTCAAGGCCAATGCCGCCAATGAGGTGGTCGATATCAACGCCATCCCCGAAGACGCCATGGTGCTCGACGTCGGTCCGAAGTCGGTCGAAGCGATCAAGGGCTGGATTTCGCGCGCTGAAACGCTGGTCTGGAACGGCCCGCTCGGCGCCTTCGAAATCGAACCATTCGACACCGCAACCGTCGCTGCCGCCCGCCATGCCGCCGAATGCACCAAGTCCGGCAAACTCGTCTCCGTCGCAGGCGGCGGTGATACGGTGGCCGCGCTGAACCATGCAGGCGTTGCCGAAGACTTCACTTACATCTCGACCGCAGGCGGCGCCTTCCTCGAATGGATGGAAGGCAAGGTGCTTCCGGGTGTCGCTATTCTGCAAGAGCAGAAGTAATTCACCTCTGCCAAAACACATCCGAGTAAAAACGAACGACCGACGCCACGACCGGCGTCGGTCGTTTTATTTCTTGAGCAAGCGCCTCACTCTTCGGAACCAAACAGCGCATCAAGCGTCTTCTTCTTCGGCAATTTCACGCGCCGCACATACTCGGAAACACATTCGCTGACTAAAACTATTTCAAACGATTCAAGGCCTTAGCCTGCCATCTTTCTGCCTCTGTCTGGTATCTGAGTATGATCATGTATTGGGAGAACTGGAAATGACCGAACGTCTTCAAGATATTGCATTTAAAATGATGTCGAACGGCAAGGGACTGCTGGCGGCGGATGAATCCACCGGCACCATCAAGAAGCGCTTCGACACGATCGGTCTGGAATCGACAGAAACCAGCCGCCGTGATTATCGCGAAATGCTGTTCCGCACCGACGAGGCGATGACGAAGTGCATCTCCGGCGTCATTCTCTATGAGGAGACGCTGTTCCAGAAGGCGGCTGATGGCACGCCCTTCGTCGAGATCATCAAGGCAGCGGGCGCCGTTCCCGGCATCAAGGTGGACAAGGGCGCCAAGCCGCAGGCCTTCTTTCCCGGCGAGACGGTGACCGAGGGCCTCGACGGCCTGGCGGATCGACTGAAGACCTATTACGAAGCCGGTGCGCGCTTCGCCAAATGGCGCGGCGTCATCGCTATCGGCGATGGACTTCCGACATGGGGCTCGATCAAGGCGAATGCCCAGGCGCTGGCCCGCTATGCAGCGCTTTGCCAGCAGGCCGGCATCGTGCCGATCGTCGAGCCGGAGGTGTTGATGGACGGCAAGCCCGGCACACACAGCATCGATCGTTGCGCCGAGGTGACCGAATGGGTGCTGCGCACGGTGTTCACCGATCTTTACGATGCCCGCGTCGATCTGGAAGGCATGATCCTGAAACCCAACATGGTCATCGACGGCAAGAATGCCCGCAAGGCAGGCATCGAAGAGGTTGCCGAAAAGACCGTGAAGGTGCTGAAGGCCACCGTGCCATCCGCTGTACCCGGCATCGCCTTCCTCTCCGGCGGCCAGTCGTCGGAAGAAGCCACCGCCCACCTCTCGGCCATCAATGCGAGCTATGACCTGCCATGGTCCGTCACCTTTTCCTATGGCCGCGCATTGCAGGAAACGGCACTCCATGCCTGGGGCGGCAAGCAGGAAAATGTCGCAGCCGGCCAGCGCGCCTTCCGCCACCGCGCCGAGATGAATTCTCTGGCAGCGCGCGGCAACTGGAAGCAGGAGCTTGAGAAGGCGGCGTGACGTCGCTTCTCTCTACTTAAGCCCTATCTGAGACTGTACCGGAAAGCCGCTCTCCTCGAGCGGCTTTTTCTTTTCCCGGCGGCTCGCCACTCTTCAAATTCACGCTCGCCCGGCGCAGTATGCCGCCATGACAGGCCCGTCACCGTCCCGACAGCAACCCGACAGTCGGGCGGATGACGTGGTGATCGATGGCGGTTTGCGGAAATGTCGGTCGCGTCGAACCTTGGAGAGAATGATGCTGGTACAGAAACTCAGGCTACAGCGCGGCTGGTCGCAGGAGCAGTTGGCAACCGTCAGTGGCTTGAGCGTGCGCACCATTCAGCGTATCGAGCGGGGTCAATCCGCGAGCCTGGAAACGCTCGCAACCCTGGCATCCGTCTTCGAGATCGACGTGTCGCAACTGACCGTAGAAAAGGAAACGGATATGCAAAGCATTGCTGTCGACTCCAGAGAAGCCGAAGAAGCCCTCGCATTCGAGCGCGTGCGAAAGATCAAGAAGTTCTACCTGCATGTCGCGCAATATGTCTTGGTCATCGCCATGCTGGTCGTCATCAACCTTGTTACCAGCCCGCATTACTTCTGGGCCATCTGGCCGGCCCTCGGCTGGGGTGTCGCCCTTGCGATGAACGGCATGACCACCTTCGACCTCGTGCCCTTCCTCAATGCCGCATGGGAGCGCAAGAAGGTCGAGGACTATCTCGGGCGCAAGCTCTGATCATCTAAAGCGCCGTGCGTTTTGTTAAACGCCCAAAGGACGCTTTCGCTTTTTGACGCTACGCATCGTGCTTTCCGAAAATCGAGAGCGATTTTCGGGCCGATGCTGTAGGCGCTTCCATCATCGATGGGAGCGCCAAAATTCATGGCCGCAGGAGCAGCACCAGCGTCCATAGAACAAAGGCCACCACGGCGATCTTCCAGAAATCGGCGCGTCGTCTAAAGCCCGGAAATCCGAGCGGGCGGATGAGCTGTATCCCCATGGCCAAAAGTAGCAAAAGGCCGATCGCCTTCGTCATCACGCAACCTTTTGGCTCAATCGGGCAAGCTGTGTGCCACCGTTTCTGCCATCTTCTGAGGGAACCCTTGGCAGCTGCCGCCGGTTCAACTGCAAATGTCTATTAAAGGGCTTGCCGCATCCGTGAGCCAAATGTCAAACTCATTCTACATCGTCACAGGGTGGACATTTTTATGCTCACCATGGCGGCGTCTTATTCGCGCCATCTTCCGCATGATACCGGCAATAGCATCAGCATGAGAGAGACTTTATGAGCAGAAATATTCTACCCGTATTCGCTCTTCTCACCAGCACCCTCTTCCTCTTCCTTGGCAATGGCCTGCAAGGCCTGCTTCTGCCGGTGCGCGGTTCGGAAGAAGGTTACTCCAACGAAGTGCTCGGTTTTCTCGGCACCTCCTGGGCGGCGGGCTTCGTCATCGGCTGTTTCGTCGCACCCGCCATCGTGCGCCGGGCTGGCCATATCCGTGCCTTCGGCAGCTTCGTCGCCGTCATCTGCCTCACCGTTCTCCTGACCGGGCTCTTCATCGACGACGTCTCCTGGGTGGCCCTGCGTGCCCTGACCGGTTTCTGCACCGCCGGAACCTCGATGATCATCGAAAGCTGGCTGAACGAGCGCGCCACCAATGAAAGCCGCGGTGCGATCTTCTCGCTCTATATCGCCATTACGCTCTTCGGCGTGGTAGCCGGACAGCTCGTCATTCCCTTCGGCCATGTGGGCAATACATCGCTCTTCATGGTCTGCGCCATCATCTATTGCGTCGCGATCCTTCCCGCCATGCTTTCCAAGGCGGAAAGCCCGCAGCCGCTAAAGAAGGTCAAGCTCGATCTGCCGGCGCTCTACCGCAATTCACCCGTGTCCTTCGTCGGCATCCTGCTGGTCGGCATCGCCAATGGCGCCTATGGCACGCTGGCTGCCGTCTTTGGCGCGCGTGCGGGTCTTGACCCCACCACCATCGCCATCATGGTCAGTTCCACCATCTTCGTCGGCGCACTCGCCCAATTTCCGGCGGGCAAGCTGTCCGACCGCATCGACCGTCGTTTCGTGCTGGCAGGCCTCTCGGCGCTCGCCGCCGTTGCAGGCCTTGCGATCGCGATCATCCACCCAACACATGTCTATGTGCTGATCGGAATGATCTGCGTTTATGGTGCCGCCGCCAATGCGCTCTACCCGATTGCGGTCGCACATGCCAACGACTTCGCCTCCTCGGAAGATTTCGTCAAAGTCTCAGGCGGCCTGCTCCTGCTTTACGGCATCGGCACTATTATAGGTCCGACGCTTGGTGGACCGATCATGACATCCTTCGGTCCTTACGCATTGTTTCTGGTCACGGCGGTTTCGCATCTTCTGATTACGGCCTACTCTATCTTCCGCTCAAGGCAGCGCGCTGCACTCACCACTGCGGAAAAGGACAACTTCTCCACCATGCCAACGGCCCCCGCGCCGCTCTTGACACCGGAGAGTGCCTCGCTTGACCCCAGAGCACCGCAATATCCTGAAGAGGAAGCAGATTTGCAGAAGGGAGCAGGAATATGAGTATCTTTGACGACGATCTTCCGCAAAAGCAGAACATCACCCACATTATCGGCGCCGATCTGACGCTGCTTTCCGTGGATGATCTGACCGCTCGCATCAATATTCTGACGGCCGAGATTGAGCGGCTGGAGGGCGAGAGGGAGAAGAAATCGGCGGGCCGCAAGGCGGCTGAAAACCTGTTTCGCACGAGATGAGCTCGGCAACGCCGAACAAACGTTAGCCCCGCGGCACAGTTTTTCATTTACCATTAACCAAATATTAAGCTTTCTAAGAGATTACTATACATGTTCAGTTCTGCTGAACCTCAGGCAGTTTCTCCTATCGGCGAATTGGTCTGATTTTTCTCCCTGTTTTACCTTGAGAGCCGCTTTTGCGGCTCTTTTTTTATTCTGTTGGAAAACCCGTAAAACTGTGGGTATTAACCTTTCTTTAATAATCAGCTTGCGCATTTGCGGTATTGGTATCATCCTGAAAATACAAAGGCCGGAACAATTCACCCGCTAACTCCGTTGCCTCACCGTATCATGCGTAAGCAGGGATTAAAGAAATGTCGGAACAGGTTTTGAATACCATCAGCTTCGCCGGCCGCGCCGCAGCCTCGAACCAGTTCAAGACTCTCTATGCCGAAGGCATGGGCCTTGTGGAAGAAACGGCAAGCTACCTCGATGGCTCCGGTCGTGCTGCATCGAAGGTGCTGCCACGTATGGCCTCGGTTCTCTACGCCGCAGAATCCATGCGCCTCACCACGCGCCTGATGCAGATGGCCTCCTGGCTGCTTCTGCAGCGCGCCGTCAACAATGGCGAGATGACCCGCGATCAGGTTCTCAGCGAAAAGAACAAGGTCCGCCTCGACAACTTCAACGTCGATCGCAACGCTCCAGGCTGGAATGACCTGCCTGAATCCTTCCGCGACCTCGTCGAGCGCTCGCTCCGCCTCCAGAACCGCGTTGCCCTTCTCGACCGCGAAATTTACCGCCCGTCGGAAGCAAAGGTTCCCGACAACGAGAACAGCGTTCAGGCTCAGCTCAACCTGCTGCGCACGGCATTCAACAGCAACTGATCTGGCTTTACCCTACGCATGATTTTGAAGAAGCAGGCTCAGGCCTGCTTTTTTGTTTCTGGGGTATGATCCGTCATCAAGCCAGCACGTTCCGAAAGCACTTGGAAAGCAAACGCTGCTTCACATCATCGGTACGCCGGACACCGATCCTTCGTACATGAAGCCGAACTCCGCTCCGCCATCCAGACAACAAAAAACCCCGGATCGCTCCGAGGTTCTTTTGCAGTCCATGATCAAACGAATTAGAGGCCGAGGCCGCCGAAACGCTTGTTGAACTTGGAAACGCGACCGCCGCGGTCCATCAGCTGCTGGTTGCCACCAGTCCAGGCCGGATGGGATCTGGGATCGATTTCGAGGTTCATAACTGCGCCCTCGGAACCCCAGGTCGAACGGGTTTCGTATTCGGTACCATCGGTCATGACAACTTTGATCATGTGATAGTCGGGATGGATTTCAGCCTTCATGACAATCTTCCTGCGTAAGTGGGTGCGGACCATTTGCCGCAATTGCGTCAACTGAGCCGATTCAATAAATGAAACCTGAGCCCTTTAGGCCATGGCTTCCCAATTTGATGCGGAGCCTATACATGAAGGGCGCCCAGATAACAAGTGCCTGCCGCTCACGGTAAGACACATATGAAGACGCGAAAAATGCGTCGCCGCAAGGAGCTTTTTACGCCCCGCGGTATGAAGGAGTGATGCACGTGGCAGACATTGAGGGACAGAAGGCAGCCGAGCGCAGGACATTGAAACCTCTGGCGAGCCTCTTTCCCTATCTCAAGCGCTATCGTGGCCTTGTCGCCGCCGCCCTCTTCGCTCTCGTGCTGTCGTCGGCCACCACGCTGGCGCTCCCGCTTGCCGTGCGCCGCATCATCGATCACGGCTTTGAAGCGACCGACGGTGCGATGATCAACAACTATTTCGCCATGCTGCTGGCCATTGCCGTCGTTCTCGCGCTCGCCAGCGCCATGCGCTATTATTATGTGATGATCATCGGCGAGCGTGTGGTGACCGATCTGCGCCGCGATGTCTTCGCGCATCTGACGTCGCTGTCACAAGCATTCTTCGATACCAACCATTCCGGTGAACTGACCTCGCGGCTGACCGCCGATACGGTGCAGATCCGCTCCGCCTTCGGCTCGTCTGCTTCCGTGGCGCTGCGCAACACGCTGCTCTGTCTGGGTGCTGTGGCGATGATGGTCTATACCAGCCCAAGCCTTGCTGGCCTTGCACTTCTCGCCATTCCCTTCATCGTCTTTCCGCTGATCGCCTTCGGCCGGTCGGTGCGCTCCCGCTCCAGAACCACGCAGGATACGCTTGCCGCCTCTTCCGCCTTCGCCTCGGAAACGATTTCCGCCAGCCGCACCATCCAGTCCTTCAATGCCGAAACACTGGCGAACAGCCGCTACGACGCCGCAGTCGAGAAAGCCTATCATGGCGCCCGCGCCGCCATCAGCGCCCGCGCCATTCTGACCGCCGTTGCCATCAGCCTGGTCTTCGGCAGCGTCGTTGCCATCCTCTGGTACGGCGCACATAGCGTGCTGAGCGGCACGATCTCCGGCGGCACGCTCAGCCAGTTCGTTCTCTACTCGGTCATCGCCGCAAGCTCGCTCGGCCAACTCTCTGAAGTCTGGGGCGAGCTGTCGCAGGCTGGCGGCGCGGCCGAACGCCTCTCCGAATTGCTGGCGGAAAAGTCACCCGTCGAAGAACCGGCCTCGCCTGTTTTGCTTCCCGTCCCACCGCGGGGCGAGGCAAGCTTCGAGCATGTGGCCTTCCATTATCCGAAGGGTGCAGGAAAACCGATCCTCTCCGACCTCTCCTTCCACGTCGCCGCTGGCGAAACGGTGGCGATCGTCGGCCCATCGGGTGCCGGAAAAAGCACCGTCTTCTCGCTTCTGATGCGCTTCTACGATCCGCAATCCGGCCGCATCACCATCGACGGCACCGATATCCGCTCCGTCACTCTGAAGGAGCTGCGCTCCAGGCTTGCCATTGTCCCGCAGGACGTGGCGATCTTCGCTTCCTCCATCCACGACAACATCGCCTTCGGCAGACCCGACGCCACGCGTGAGCAGGTTCAGGCCGCAGCGATGGCCGCGCAGGCTGATGGCTTGATTGCAAGATTGCCGGAAGGGTATGATACCGTGGTCGGCGAACGAGGCGTCACCCTCTCCGGCGGCCAGCGTCAGCGCATCGCCATTGCCCGCGCCATCCTGCGCGATGCGCCGATCCTGCTCCTGGATGAAGCAACCTCAGCGCTGGACGCCGAGAGCGAAACGCTGGTGCAGAAGGCGCTGGACGAGCTGATCGCCAAGCGCACCACCATCGTCATTGCCCATCGCCTCGCCACCGTTCTGAAGGCCGACCGTATTCTGGTGATGGATGAAGGCCGGATCATCGAGGAAGGCACGCATCAAAGCCTGATCCGCCAGGGCGGCCTCTATGCCAAGCTTGCGAGACTGCAATTCAATACGGACGCCAACGACGCGGCCTAAACGAGTGTGTTCGATAAGGGCGGCGAATGCTCCGCCCATCTTACACGCATCAGCGCTCCGTCAGCTTCAACTCGATACGGCGGTTTTGCGAGCGCGCTTCAGGGGTGTCGCCTTCCGCCAGCGGCTGATATTCACCGAAGCCGGCTGCCACCAGACGGTTGGCCGGCACGCCCTTGGAGATCAGGAATTTGACGACCGAGGTGGCGCGAGCCGACGATAGCTCCCAGTTGTCGCGGAACCGGCCCGAGCCGGACAGCGGCACATTGTCGGTGTGACCGTCCACACGCAGCACCCAGTTGATTTCAGGTGGAATTTCCTTGGCAAGATCGATCAGTGCGGTAGCAAGCTTCGCCATCTCCACCTGCCCTTCGGGATTAAGATCCGTGCCGCCGGACGGAAACAGAACTTCCGACTGGAAGACGAAGCGGTCGCCGACAATGCGGATATTTTCGCGATCCGAGAGAATTTCGCGCAAACGTCCGAAGAAGTCGGAGCGATAGCGGTTCAACTCCTGCACACGCTGCGCCAACGCCACGTTCAGACGGCGACCGAGATCGGCGATCTTGACCTGCGACGATGCGTCCTTGGCTTCCGACGCCTGCAATGCCGCCTCGACGGAAGCGATCTGGGCTCTCAGTGCCGCGATCTGCTGATTCAGCAATTCGATCTGCGTCGAGGCTCTGGCACCGGCCTCGCGCGCATCATCAAGCTCACTGGTCAACTGGCCGACACGCGCATTGGCGGCGGAACTGTTGCCCGCACCGGAATCAAGAAGTGCCTGCAGGCGCGAGCGCTCGTTTTCAGATTGCGCAAGGGTCGATTGCAGGTTGGCAAGCGTATCTTCGATATCCTGCTTGCTGCCCTTTTCCAGCGCCAGCAATTCGGTGAGCTCGGCGATCTGGTTGTTGAGGCGGGTCATGACCTCATCCTTGCCGGAAATCTCCCGCGAGAGCACGAACTGCGCCAGCACGAAGACCGTGAGCAGAAACATGATCGCCATAAGCAGCGTCGACAGCGCATCGACGAAGCCCGGCCAGTAATCGACGCCTCTGTCGCGACGACGGTTGCGCGCAAGCGCCATGGCTACTCGCTCCCGTTATCGTGGGGCACGGAACGCTTGGCAGCCGCTTTCTGATCGGCATCGATGCGAGCGGTCAGCCGATCGAGTGTACGGCGCAACGCCTTGGACTCCTCCTGCTGCGCTTCGATCCAATCACGCAGCATCTGCTGCTCGCCACGCATATTCTTCACCAGCCCCTGAATGCCTTCCGCCAGATTATGCATGGCGGCAAGCGAGCGCTCCGTGCCAGCGGCACCGGCCGCCGCAACAGGCTTGCCGTCAACGGAGAGATCGACGCCGGGATCGGTGACGGACGACAGCCAGTTTTCCAGCTGCGTGTAGAAGCGGTTTTGCGCGCGGCCTGCCTGGAGATCGAGGAAGCCGAGGATCAGCGAGCCGGAAAGACCGAGCAGCGAGGACGAGAACGCCGTTCCCATGCCCGACAGCGGCGCCGTCAGGCCGGATTTCAGCGACGAAAGAATATCGCTGCTATCGCCCGATGTCGGATCGAGGCCCTGGATGACGTCGCTGATGGCGCCGATCGTGCCGATCAGACCCCAGAAGGTGCCGAGCAGGCCGAGAAAGACCAGGAGGCCGATGAGATAACGTGACGTATCGCGCGATTCATCCAGACGCGTAGCGATGGAATCAAGAATGGAGCGCTGCGTGACAGTCGAGACCCGCACCTCCCCGCGCTTGCCGATCAATGCGCGCATGGGCGCCAACAGCTTCGGTGGGCGTCCGGCCTTGTCGACGCTACCGGCGGCCTGGAAATTATTGAACCAGCGCACTTCCGGGCGCAGGCTCAAGATCTGCGTAAACACCAGAACGATGCCGATGGCGAGAACGCCGAGAATGAAGCCATTCAGCCCCGGATTGGTCATGAAGGCCGATTGCGCCTGCCGAAACAAAATGGCGGCTAGGAAGGCCACGATGATGAGAAAGATCATCATCGTCCATAAGAACGGCGTCGGGCTGGACAGCTTGTGGTGATATTCTTTCGTCAGCGGTTTCTCGACGCCGACATCGAGCAGTTCCGTATCCGCCATAGGGCCCGTTCCTCTAATGCTGCCATGACCTTGCCCTCAAGACTGGGACATCAGCATGGTTCGGAGCGGAAGCTAGAGTAAAATTACGACGAATTGAAGTGAAAAGCCTTTTGAGAACAAAGCTTTTTCGAGGGGTCGAAGGAGGCAAAAGCCAGAACCCGGCGACAGAGGCTTAAAACCTCTAGGGCGTCATGGTCGGACTTGATCCGACCATCCATGCCCACCGAAGCCGTGGGGACCTCGGGGCAGGCCCGGGGACAAAACCGCGTGTGCCGGGATGCGTTAGCGACCCGGAACGGGACGGTTGACCACTTCCAGCAGGGCCTTCTGGATATATTCGTTGCCTGCAACCACGCTGCGGCTTTCGAACATGCTGTTGGCGCCGCCCATATCGGAGACGAAGCCGCCGGCTTCACGGATCAGCACGATGCCTGCGGCAATATCCCAAGGGGACAGCTCCGCTTCCCAGAAGCCGTCGAAGCGGCCAGCTGCGACATAGGCGAGATCGAGAGCAGCAGCACCCATGCGGCGCACGCCTGCGGTTTCACCCATCACATGGCGAAGCTCGACGAGGAACTTGCCGTGGTTGCCGCGGCCAAGATGCGGAACGCCGCAGCACACGACGCTGTCGGAAAGCTGCTTGCGGGCCGCCACGCGGATGCGGCGATCATTGAGAAACGCGCCGCCGCCACGCTCTGCGGTGTAGAGTTCGTCCGTTGCCGGGTTGAAGATAACGCCAGCGACGATTTCGCCACTGCGCTCCAGGCCGATGGAAACGGCAAATTGCGGAATGCCGTGCAGGAAGTTGGTGGTGCCGTCCAGCGGATCGACGATCCAGCGATGCGCGCCATCGGTGCCGATTTCCTCGCCGCCCTCTTCACCCAGGAAACCATAGGTCGGACGGGCCTTCATAAGCTCGTCGCGAACGATCTTTTCAGCCTTCAGATCGGCCTGAG is a genomic window containing:
- a CDS encoding inositol monophosphatase family protein, with amino-acid sequence MARSALLNVMVQAALKAGKSLARDFGEVQNLQVSVKGPSDFVSQADLKAEKIVRDELMKARPTYGFLGEEGGEEIGTDGAHRWIVDPLDGTTNFLHGIPQFAVSIGLERSGEIVAGVIFNPATDELYTAERGGGAFLNDRRIRVAARKQLSDSVVCCGVPHLGRGNHGKFLVELRHVMGETAGVRRMGAAALDLAYVAAGRFDGFWEAELSPWDIAAGIVLIREAGGFVSDMGGANSMFESRSVVAGNEYIQKALLEVVNRPVPGR
- a CDS encoding flagellar motor protein MotA, whose amino-acid sequence is MADTELLDVGVEKPLTKEYHHKLSSPTPFLWTMMIFLIIVAFLAAILFRQAQSAFMTNPGLNGFILGVLAIGIVLVFTQILSLRPEVRWFNNFQAAGSVDKAGRPPKLLAPMRALIGKRGEVRVSTVTQRSILDSIATRLDESRDTSRYLIGLLVFLGLLGTFWGLIGTIGAISDVIQGLDPTSGDSSDILSSLKSGLTAPLSGMGTAFSSSLLGLSGSLILGFLDLQAGRAQNRFYTQLENWLSSVTDPGVDLSVDGKPVAAAGAAGTERSLAAMHNLAEGIQGLVKNMRGEQQMLRDWIEAQQEESKALRRTLDRLTARIDADQKAAAKRSVPHDNGSE
- a CDS encoding ABC transporter transmembrane domain-containing protein, which encodes MADIEGQKAAERRTLKPLASLFPYLKRYRGLVAAALFALVLSSATTLALPLAVRRIIDHGFEATDGAMINNYFAMLLAIAVVLALASAMRYYYVMIIGERVVTDLRRDVFAHLTSLSQAFFDTNHSGELTSRLTADTVQIRSAFGSSASVALRNTLLCLGAVAMMVYTSPSLAGLALLAIPFIVFPLIAFGRSVRSRSRTTQDTLAASSAFASETISASRTIQSFNAETLANSRYDAAVEKAYHGARAAISARAILTAVAISLVFGSVVAILWYGAHSVLSGTISGGTLSQFVLYSVIAASSLGQLSEVWGELSQAGGAAERLSELLAEKSPVEEPASPVLLPVPPRGEASFEHVAFHYPKGAGKPILSDLSFHVAAGETVAIVGPSGAGKSTVFSLLMRFYDPQSGRITIDGTDIRSVTLKELRSRLAIVPQDVAIFASSIHDNIAFGRPDATREQVQAAAMAAQADGLIARLPEGYDTVVGERGVTLSGGQRQRIAIARAILRDAPILLLDEATSALDAESETLVQKALDELIAKRTTIVIAHRLATVLKADRILVMDEGRIIEEGTHQSLIRQGGLYAKLARLQFNTDANDAA
- a CDS encoding peptidoglycan -binding protein, which gives rise to MALARNRRRDRGVDYWPGFVDALSTLLMAIMFLLTVFVLAQFVLSREISGKDEVMTRLNNQIAELTELLALEKGSKQDIEDTLANLQSTLAQSENERSRLQALLDSGAGNSSAANARVGQLTSELDDAREAGARASTQIELLNQQIAALRAQIASVEAALQASEAKDASSQVKIADLGRRLNVALAQRVQELNRYRSDFFGRLREILSDRENIRIVGDRFVFQSEVLFPSGGTDLNPEGQVEMAKLATALIDLAKEIPPEINWVLRVDGHTDNVPLSGSGRFRDNWELSSARATSVVKFLISKGVPANRLVAAGFGEYQPLAEGDTPEARSQNRRIELKLTER